A part of Salvelinus alpinus chromosome 5, SLU_Salpinus.1, whole genome shotgun sequence genomic DNA contains:
- the LOC139576721 gene encoding ras-like protein family member 10B has translation MVETLSIAVIGAPGVGKTSIIRQFIHNDFSEVYTPTRDRYVYRPSVILNGNMYDLKILDVPPISSFPSSSSQEWLDLRCRGVRNANAYILVYDICCVESFEYVKMIRQQIVEHREGSSSEVPILVVGSKRDLQRQRFTPRRAVSVLVKKTWKCGYVECSAKFNWHVVLLFKELLGIAVARGMKHNHTPGIRLQGALQRNRCAVM, from the exons ATGGTGGAGACGCTAAGTATCGCCGTTATCGGAGCTCCCGGAGTCGGGAAAACTTCCATAATCCGTCAATTTATTCATAATGACTTCTCagaggtttacactccaaccagAGACAGGTATGTGTACAGACCCTCTGTAATTTTGAACGGTAACATGTACGACCTGAAGATTTTGGATGTCCCGCCAATTTCGTCGTTCCCCTCCAGCTCGAGCCAG gagTGGCTGGACCTGCGTTGCAGAGGGGTGCGTAATGCCAATGCTTACATCCTGGTCTATGACATATGCTGTGTGGAGAGCTTTGAGTATGTCAAGATGATCCGCCAGCAGATCGTGGAGCACAG GGAGGGCAGCAGCAGTGAGGTTCCCATCCTGGTAGTGGGGAGTAAGAGGGACCTGCAGCGCCAGCGCTTCACCCCTCGCAGGGCTGTCTCTGTACTGGTCAAGAAGACCTGGAAGTGTGGCTATGTGGAGTGCTCTGCCAAGTTCAACTGGCACGTGGTCCTGCTCTTCAAAGAGCTGCTGGGTATCGCTGTGGCACGCGGCATGAAACATAACCACACCCCAGGGATCCGCCTACAAGGGGCGCTGCAGAGGAACCGCTGCGCCGTCATGTGA